A window of Variovorax sp. HW608 genomic DNA:
GATGCGTGTTCGCGACGATGGCTTCAAGGGCATGCCGAAGCGTGGGCTCATCACGAAGCATCAAGCCGAGAGGGCCCAGATTGGACAGGCGCCGCGATTGAGCCATTCGAAGCCCGAAGGCCGGCTCGTGTCCCCGCCGGGCCGCCAGTTCCAGGAGCCTGCCGACCGGCTGTGCCGGGATCAGTAGATCCGGTTCTCCCAGGCAGCGGCTGGGCAGTCCTACCTCAGACAGCAAGGCGTGTGCATCGAGAGCACAGGCGCCCGCCATCTCCGCAAAGGAAGTGAGGCTTGCGCTGCGAACAAGGTTCGTCATGGGGTAAACGGCAGGTGTCCCGAAATGGTAAGTCAATGTCCCGATCGGTCAAGACGAGAAAGCGCTGATTGAGAAGAATTCGGGCTCAAGGAGACACGACATGAAGCCATCAAGTCAATCAACCACGCCCCTGTGCGACCGCTTGCGCGACGCAGGCGAATGGAACCCCAACTGGGACCCCATCTACGAACTCGATCCGGCATGGACCGAGAAATTCATGGTGATGGGCGCCACGCCCGTGTTGGGCGGCGCACTGGATCCCAAGACCGTCGAATTCCTCGCCATCGCAGTCGACGCGTCCTGCACTCACATGTACGGGCCGGGCGTGCGCCGCCATATCCGCAAGGCGCTGGACCTTGGCGCGAGCAAGGAAGAAATCGCCGCAGTCCTCCAATGCGTCGCGGTACTCGGCATTCACAGCATGAGTCTGGGCGCTCCCATCCTGCTCGAGGAAATCGAGCGCAGCAACGACACAGCCTCCACCAACACCGAAAGGAACCACCATGCAATTTCTCGATGACTCCCTCCTGCCGGAGAACCAGCAACCCCTGGTGATCCAGGTCGCGCCTTACGGGCCCGAATTCCTGCCTGGCGACTCCGACGACATTCCGGTCACGATGGCCGAACAGGTCCAGAAGGCTGTGGACTGCTGGAACGCGGGCGCCACCGTGCTGCATGTCCACGTGCGGGAAGCCGACGGCAAGGGCAGCAAGCGTCTGTCCATGTTCAACGAGCTGCTCGCGCGCCTTCGCGAAGCGGTGCCAAAGATGGTGCTGCAGGTCGGTGGCTCGATCTCGTTCGCGCCGGAAGGCGACGGCGAGCAGGCGAAGTGGCTCACGGACGACACACGCCACATGCTGGCTGAGCTCGATCCCAAGCCCGACCAGGTGACCGTCGCCGTCAACACCAGCCAGATGAACATCATGGAGCTGATGAGCGCGGACGACATCGCCGGAACGTCGCTCTCGACGCCGGCCTACTACAAGGCCTATCGCGAGATGTGGTACGAGTCGGGTCCGGCCTTCGTCGACGAGCATCTGAA
This region includes:
- a CDS encoding carboxymuconolactone decarboxylase family protein, translated to MKPSSQSTTPLCDRLRDAGEWNPNWDPIYELDPAWTEKFMVMGATPVLGGALDPKTVEFLAIAVDASCTHMYGPGVRRHIRKALDLGASKEEIAAVLQCVAVLGIHSMSLGAPILLEEIERSNDTASTNTERNHHAISR
- a CDS encoding 3-keto-5-aminohexanoate cleavage protein; this encodes MQFLDDSLLPENQQPLVIQVAPYGPEFLPGDSDDIPVTMAEQVQKAVDCWNAGATVLHVHVREADGKGSKRLSMFNELLARLREAVPKMVLQVGGSISFAPEGDGEQAKWLTDDTRHMLAELDPKPDQVTVAVNTSQMNIMELMSADDIAGTSLSTPAYYKAYREMWYESGPAFVDEHLKRLQAAGIQPHFMLGHVANLESVERLIRRGAYTGPLILNWVAIGGGADGPNPRNMMEFINRCPENAVLTIESVMRNVLPLNTMAIAMGLHVRVGIEDNLWACKGERFTSVQQIEQMVRIARELHREVATGEDARRIYQIGTHYANTDETLAALGYAPNRFAGERETPLRRVA